The sequence TACGAGTTCACAACCATAGCAACCAACGCTATGTCCTCCTCAACCCCTTGAATAGTACGCAAACGAATGTTCTCAGTCTGCAAGACCTCGGTGGTCTCATTCTTGCAAGATGTAGTATTTGGGAGAACACTTAGTGGAGCTGGAGTGACGCTCGTTGATGTCTGCTTCTGAGTGTTAGAAGTGAAAGCCATCTGTAGAGGTGCATGTTTCTTGGCTGTCGAATTGATTGCTGGAGCTTTGTAAACAACTAGATTTTTTATTACTTCTAATCTCTTCAACCTCTCCTGCAGATCTAGTTCCTTTGCTTGAAGCTTTGTTACAAAACTACTGAACGAGTTTTCATAGATTGCACAAGTCTTCTCAATCTCTTGTACAATAGGATCCCATTTAATAGGTAACCCCTCATGAAAGCACTGGACGATTTTCTTATTTGGAAAAGTAATATCAGATCGTCTCATCTCGGTCATCAAATGTCGAAACCTAGCAACAGCAGCGTCCAAGGATTCATCAGGCTGAACAGCAGAATTCTTCCACTCCTTCTTGAGAACTTTACCTTTTGTTTTCCGATATTCAGCACTTCCCTCAACACCACTCTCAATGGCATTCCACATTGAATAAGCTGTCAGATGAGTCTCTAATTGATGAAATATATCCTTTGTAAGAGCCTGAGTTAGATGACTGTAGGTTTTGCATTCTAAGTTATAGTCCTCTCTTTCAATAGCATTTAGCTCCATGGGAGTCTTTGGTTCACCATGATCCTTAAGTGGGAATGTATATTCAACTTTCAAGAAGTTGTACAGACATGAATCTATCCCATTTAACGAGATCAAGAACCTAGGTTTCTATTCAGCAAAGTCATCAAGTGATTCTAGCCTAGGTACCCGATATGCACTACCTATCTCATCCTCTATCTTAAGCAAGTGATGTAAACCCAATGATGAAGAACCAACTAGAGCTGATTCCATTTCTGAACCATCAAAACTGATCAGACattgtaaccgtacggttgcaATACATGGTTGCAGACAAGAGCACGGTTGCAATGCACGGTTACAGAAAATAACACGGATGCAAGGTTCACACGGTTGAACAATTACGGTTGCAGAAAGCACGGTTTCAAAGTGTAACCGGGTGGTTGAGGTTGTAACCGGACGGGTACAGACTGTATCCGTACGGTTTCAGATTAATACGGTTGTAAAAGAACGTTTAGAAGAAACATGGATGTAGGTTTGTATCCGTGCGGCTGTAGTAACTGGATggtgtatccgtacggttgcagtGTGTAACCGTGCGGTTGTGTTCTTGATTGGATCTGGGCAGAGAACAGCCCGAAAAatagggttttgggttggatgggaTCTAGCACTCAATCTGGATCAAAAAGTTTAAGTTTTTCACGTTCAAAACATTAAAACCGACCTTAATAACGTTTTAGATTAACAAAAACATGATCAAACACGTGAAAGTTTTAAGATTTATGGATTTTTCAACAAAACCCCAAAAACCCAAAACTTGACCAAACAAATTCAACGATTTTGACAAAAACCGATCGTTCAATCACGtacacaagctctgataccacttgtaggatcgtGTAAGCAGGATTAAACGACCTAATCTACCATATCGAGTGCGGAAAATCTCGATATAGGGTTTTATACTCAAAACATACAAATATACTTTGATCTTTAGATATAGAACGACTTTAGGGTGTTAAAGATCGACCTAGATGAATACTAGATGACCAGAGAATCGGTTTGGACGTTATAGTGTGGCTAGGATCGTTAACCTAATCATGAAACCGAAGTTCTCTATAGCGTGTGCAACCGTACGGTTTTACCCCTGCAACCGTCCGGTTTCACTGTGTATCCGTACGGATGTATACTGCATCCGTACAGTTTCATTCCACAGGAGAATATTAGACGTTTACGCATTCCAACTGGATCGTAATGAACCTGGGGACTAAATGCACCAACAATAGAAATATAAACCTAACCAGATATTAGTTATACATCAAAACTTGTTGCCCCTTGATTATTGTTGTACCGGGGCCGCTGCCCCTTAAAAGATATATGAAATTAAATTAACATAACTATCAACCATTTTGAACTCTAATTTCACTAGTTTGAGCGTGTAGGATTTGATCCATTATGGTGGTTATTCTACCTAAGATTTtagttgaagaaattttttgcaacTTTTTGCTCCATGGAATTTTACCCTCTGAATGTTCGCTGCTTCTATTACTTACACGTCATATTCTCTCTATAAATACGtaccattcatatatatatttgtttagttTCAATAATTAATATCGATCCATCCATCCATCTATACATTTCAAAAactaatgagttaatatttcaaggTGATGATCATGTACCAATTAATTTACAAATTTTCAGTTGTTTGTGTTATATTCATATCAATATTACAATTATGTCATTCTAATGATGAACAAAATACACCAGAAGACTTTGTGAACGCTCATAATAAGTTCAGAGAAGAGGTGGGTGTGGGGCCCATGACATGGTGTCCATCAATAGCTAAATTTGCGGAGTACTACGCTAATCAAAGGAAGAACGATTGTGCAGTTGAACACTCAGGTACCGATAAATATGGCGAGAACATCGCAATGGGTTATGGGGGCTTCTCAGCTGAGCACGCGGTCAAGTTGTGGGTGAATCAGAAGCTTAATTACGATTACAAGGCGAACAGTTGTGCGATGTTCAAGGCGTGTGGATATTATACGCAAGTGGTTTGGAAAAACTCGACCAAACTTGGGTGTGCTAGGGTCAAGTGCTTAAATGGTGCACGCTTTATTACGTGCAATTATGACCCCAAAGGGAACGTACCCAAAGAGAAACCATATTAAGTTTAATAGTATTCTTtattttacccaaaaaaaaaaaaaaaaaaaaaaatccatattAGGATCATATTGATCGACATATGGGTGAAGTGGTTCGTTCCAACGATtgattgaatatgtatatatattatgttcTATTCTGACTTTGATGGTGGTGTTTAATTTGGATTAATATTTATGTTGTTTAAGTCACgataattgaaaaataaaaggaacactagtttaatacccgcgaattcgcgggattaaGAAAgtaaaattttaataacaatgtATTTTAATGGGATGGTGTAATAAAATAATTCCACTAAGTAGGTTTAAACTAATTTGTTGTTGAATATTTCAAGTCACGACATTTCAATATCACAAATACTCCATGGTGACATTTGATTGTATGTTTTACGATTCCGCTACAAAACAAATTATCTTCCAAACCCATTTGGGTTACGgacaaatttagaaacaaaaataagaaGCAACATCCATTACCTATCACAAAACATATTTTACCTCATCATGCTACATTGTTGATGGAATCCATAAAAATGTCACTTTGTTCATTTTACCTAGAGAAACACAAACATAACCCTTTTAATTCTTTGTTGCTATATATCGTACCCATTGTTACAAAGTTTAATTCTTTGTTGCTGTATATCTACCCACTGAGGAGTACAAAACAAAACATGGAGTATTTTGCTAAATATCATGAAATACtacacaatttataataataataatagtagtagtgatTATAATTGTGATGAAGCTAAAAATGATGCAAGCAATCCAAAAGAGTTTAAATCACTATTTTCATGAAGCTAAAAGTGATTCAAGCAATCTAAAAGAGTTTAAATCACTATTTTCTAAGTGGGAGATAGATCTTACAAATGTGAAAGTCACAAATCAAACTAAAAATGAAAGTCATAGATGTTAACATATAATGACAACAAGAAGGGTAATTTGGATAATGGGTACAAAAAGGGTCCTTTTAGTGTAGTCAAGATGTTCTTTTTGTAACTTACTTTTATGATCCATTCATTGTTATGACGAAGGATCAAGTTATATTATGATATGATTCTCTTTTCACCGAAAAAAATACAAAGACTTCTCTGCCTATCATTAAGCTTTCTTAAATTTACCAAAACTGAAGTAGATCATTATGaaagttaattatttaattttgagtaacttgcgggcatagcccaacggttctccccatgtactttgtgtcatgggataaggagaggtcatgggttcgatccttagggatgatatgattttctttaaaccaattgaacaccaataatggtggtatatattgaccctatagggaggttttaccggattcgttcacggaccctacccggaaccactgcccgaatggatgtgttcccgggtaccgtcgatcgggttcgggtttccgcccgaacgtgtgtgttacgtgcaaatgatgagggtcgttgaaagaaatgatctactgatgccaaaaaatcgccgttcaaaaaaaattatttatttttgagTCTCGCAAATTGCAATTAACTAACTTTCACGTTTAACATGTCAATCAatgttaattaattataattatttcaaCTTGAATTAATTATTTCAATTTGAATTAATTATTTCAATTTGAAACCATAATGCTCATTTAATCACCTTCTAATTGTAAATCCAAACATCCCTTAATTAAAATAATCTAAAACCGGATGAATCGAATGGATTAATTTATGAAGTTACGTATATTTTTCATTTTACTAAATATAACAAAGGGTATTGAATCATATGtcataaatcattattattatcagattTTAATTACTATGAAGGCTTAGAAATTGACAACTACTATAATGCAACAAAAATTCATTAGTTTTTAAGCAATAATAAAACACGTATACAACCCATTTGATCCTTTCATCAGCGTCAAATAAGAACCCAAAATCATGATTGTGAAATCGTAATTAGCCCACAAATAGGGAAACCGTTAAGTTGGACTCAAGTGAAACTTCTTAATTTGAACAGATTCTTCTTTCCAGCTCATACATATTTAACTTTTAATTCAAAGATGTATGTCTGAAATATGTATTGTCCACTAACTGTTATCCTGCTCGACTAAAACCCAAACTACATCTCTATCAAATTACGGGTTTAGTACACCATAAACCATCAAACATAATCTAGACATAATTGTTGTATTAAGTGCAATTGCGTAAAAAAAAATGAATGTGCCTCAAACCAATAGGATGATAACATATATAGATCCATGAACAGCCTTAGATTCGTTACAACAACAGATCACATCAGTCTCTCAGACTATACCATCAACTAAAACCGTAATATAATTCTATTCTCTTATTGATTATACAGTGAGGCCCTGTGGTGCACCAGCCACAGGTGCCTTAGGCGTAGCTTTCTCGACCATAATAGCCTGAGTGGTCAGGACCATTCCAGCAACCGAAGCCGAATTCTGCAGGGCGTATCTTGTCACCTTTGCAGGGTAAATCACCCCAGCCTATAGCAAATTCTGAAACTTATCATTCATTGCGTTGTATCTCATTTCTCATTCGCTTGCCTTTACCTTTTCTACAACTACCTCACCTTCAACTCCAGCATTTTGCGCTATCAACGATGCCGGTGCCACCAGTGCCTGCAAGAATTCAAAGTTAGAAACAAACTATCAAAGTAAGTACAGTACCGCTTAATGTTATACCTTTTGTATGATGTCAGCACCTAGTCGTTCATGTGCATCATCAAGCTTATCCTAGATGGCAGGAACAAAAGTCAAAAGATGGACTAACGCAGCACCTCCTCCAGGTACAATTCCTTCCTCGATAGCAACAAACGTTGCATTTTTAGCATCCTCGATACGAAGCTTACGGTCCTCCAACTCGGTTTCGGTTGCGGCACTGACTTTAATAACAACAACACCCCAGACAACTTGGTGATTCGTTCTGAAAGTTTCTCAGTGCGTTTCTGACAACTCCTTTTTGATCTGGTTAATCCTAGACAGTATCTTGTCCTTCGATGCAGCATCAACGATGATTGTTGTCGAGTCCCTGCTGATTGTAATCTTCCTGGCTGTACCAAGCCGTTCGACTGACGTGTTTTCAATTAACAAACCCAAGTCACTGGCTTGGTATTCGGCACCTATTACAAACCATAACAGACCCATAATCAAAAACAGATTTACTGAAAGATCAGACAcaaacatataataataaataagcaATAATCATTTACCCGTCACGATGGCAATATCTTGAAGAAGGGCTTTCCGTCTCTCATCAAAACCAGGTGCTTTAATTTATTGGCAGCAACGTTAATCAAGGACACCACACGACTTGTAAATGAAAAGAATAGCCTAAGCTTCTCCGTTAACATCTTCAGCGATAATTAGCAGTGGTGCTCTCAATGGTGCTCTCAACTGAGTAGTTTTTTCGAGCAACGGGATTATGTCCTTAATAGAAGATATCTTTTGGTAAGTGACCAACACTCTTGCATTCTCAAATTCAACTAATAGTTTCTCAGAGTTCGTAACAAATTGTGGGGAAATATATCCTCTACCAATCTGCAACACAAAATTTTAAGCATCACTCCATTAATATGCAACATCATAATGATAAGTTGATAAATAATAAAGAACAAAAAAAACATACCTCCATTCCTTCTTCAACATCAATAGTTGTCTCAAAAAACGATGACGATTCAATTGATAACACACCATCAGATCCAACCTTATCGATAGCATCAGCAGAGTATGAATTTGACGATTTTGaagagaaaaaaaaagaagaatcatttttttttaaaaatcaataaCTCTTAAGGTTATCAATTACTGAGTATCAATTTCGTCCAAAATAAGAATATGTCTGTCTAAAATCATGCCATTACAActttaaattttatatctatatctaaTTCGGATCAAATAATAGCAAAGAATtcaaatatataatttatttgaATATAGCTACAATTGAATTAAAAAATAAAGATCACATATGCTACCTTATACAATAGATTTAAAAATGAAGATCAAGTATACCTCAATAACCTATCTGCACGGTGACAATTCTTCAATCATGACACGTTCTTTCTGACATATAGTAGTGAGACTTATGCCGACCTTCTACAATAGATTGAATCTGTGCAAATTCCTTATATACAAACGTTTAATCGCATGAGAATCATGATCGATTTGAATATAATTGATAATTGTGTTTAGGGTTTCATGAAGTGAAGGATGTATACTGAAAGAACGAATGGGTTTTTTATTGAAGGTGTGGAGGTTAATTGACTGGTAGCTGTTGTAGTATACTAAAAAATATGAGGGTATCTTAGTCATTTTAATGGATGATTAGCTAATCTAATTCTTTTGTTAGCTAATACCCCAAATGAATGGTTGTGATTAAAACTTAGGAATGATCATATGGTCATAAAGGAGTTAGCTTATTTAATTAGGAGAGATAATGATTCTCTTTTAATGTTTAAAAGAGATTTGCGATAGTTATTAATGTCTTATACTCCGTATTTTTCTGTTGGAGTAGTGATATTTGTTGGTAGAAAATAAGGTACCGAAACCTGAAATTTTAACATATTACTAGAAATAAAAAATAGAATCATCGTTAATTATAAACAGAATTCTGCAATAGACTCAAATCATGAGTAATTATTAGGAAAAATCATTGTTGAGAATCTGATCAGTAAAAAATATTTTAGTTAAGTGTGAGTCTGAGAGTGAGAGACTTAGTAATCACAGACTCTGGTGCGTTATGAAAAATACAAACTCTTATCATAATTCATGAATTGCAGCAATGATGACTTGATCAATAATGCGTGAAGATATTTGAAGATACGAATGAAGAGATTCCATCTAAGCGAATATCTTTGAATTCTGGTAGAAGATTTGAAATgatacaatttttttttgtttcctctATTATTGAATCGTTAGTTACGAAATAGATCTTTAGATTTTGGGGGATGCTTCATGGAATCCCAAGTCTATATATAGGAGATGCATGTTTACATTTCAAATCGTCTATCATTTTCTTTGTAATATTGACTATTGTTATAATAACAATAGTGTATTTCCTTTATCGTGTATTTTAATTATTCCGCACTTGATGTTGTTTATATCTTGTTTAATTAAATACATAAGTTCTAGGTCGCTTAATTGGAATTAACAATAACATGAAATCGAACTTTGATATAATTTCATTAAAGATCTGTGAAGTAAAAGATAACAAATCTTACAGTAAAATGTTGAAGCTTTCCATTTACTTACCCTCCTAGTTTTGCTCCTAAGTGAGACATTGTATCACTTGCAAAGTCACTTCCATCTTTACACAAAGTAActaattttgagattcgatacatcATTCATCTTTCTTTAATGGTTCTGAACAGATAGTTCGTTATAAATCTCTCGTCAAGGGCCATAAAACCACTAAGAGTGTGTTTGAGACTTTGAGTGACAAATTTATGGTATATTTTAGTAACCTTATTtttttataagtttaaacatgTTTTTTTCCTTCATAAACTCAATCTAATAACATTGTTTGAGTGATAAAATTTCTAAAGCTTATGAAAAAATAAGCACTGAAAAATAAGATAGTTGAAAGTTGAAACTATTTTAAAACATAAACTTATAACAAATGAAATTAGAAATTACATATATACCCGTAATCAGTGGCGATTCTATGATCGAAATTCAATGGGGTCCCATACAATATGAGTGATACCTTGTAAAAAATTTGCCTAATGAATGACTATTTACTTCCATATAAATCACTAATATTGAAAATTTATGGGGTCCTATctgtaaatttagtggtgtcctatataaTTTTAGTAGTATTTTATACAGAAAAATATTTAACTAATGGGGTCCTTTGACCCCACTCCACTCTAAATGGAGTCGCCACTGCCCGTAATATGATTATTTATCATATCTTTTTATCGTCCTTATTAAAATTTACAGTTATAAACTTTCAAGAACCCGTCTTCCGGCCGAGTGGCTCGCGCTCACCCCAATACCTTATGTATTGGGTGGGTAGAGGTCATGCGATCGATCTTTGGGGTCTACCGGAAGGAGTCCTAATGAGAGGTTTTACCGTTCCGCTTTTAGGAACCCGGCCTGGTCTACATGCTCGTATGGATTAATGGATCGTCTGGTGTCTGCCTCAAAACGCGTGTGTGCGTGAAAAAATGATCGGGTGAATAGTTTTTATCCCCGTTAGTGATTCCAAACCTTGTCTTAAAAAAATGTTATAAACTTCCTACTCAACTATTTTATCAAAGACATATAAAAGATAATAACTTCTAATTTTCAGCTTTAAACATAAGCTATAGGTACTCTCCACTGTAAACTATAACTCTAATTACTTTCGTCAAACACGCTCTAATTTTTTATCATTATGTATGATCCCTAGAGTTGATAATAAAGACACATTTTGTTATTTCCATTTATtacttattataaatataaattataaatacatcaaaattaatgtatataaaaataatcaATGAACGGTTTTGTTGTATTTTCTAAATATAAATTTGCCGAATGTTTTGGAATTAAGAGTGGTTGTGTTTTTATCAAAGTTTAAGGTTGAGTAGAATAGTTCAAAAACGTTTTGCTCCATGAGTATTT comes from Rutidosis leptorrhynchoides isolate AG116_Rl617_1_P2 chromosome 4, CSIRO_AGI_Rlap_v1, whole genome shotgun sequence and encodes:
- the LOC139842739 gene encoding pathogenesis-related protein PR-1 type-like produces the protein MYQLIYKFSVVCVIFISILQLCHSNDEQNTPEDFVNAHNKFREEVGVGPMTWCPSIAKFAEYYANQRKNDCAVEHSGTDKYGENIAMGYGGFSAEHAVKLWVNQKLNYDYKANSCAMFKACGYYTQVVWKNSTKLGCARVKCLNGARFITCNYDPKGNVPKEKPY